A stretch of Malus sylvestris chromosome 11, drMalSylv7.2, whole genome shotgun sequence DNA encodes these proteins:
- the LOC126588325 gene encoding uncharacterized protein LOC126588325 — translation MNSSSLAEEAPDLVCQIDNAQGMVDALTTVRWKRQQDAVVELSEHGVVLIVEETGCLQAKVYLQRELFTRYEYNGQGRPRFGISLGLFVDCLNTFSVPGQSTILEIRYPGPDMQLLLKSVDSLDACIYAEIRTRIPDTVSWDYNFEPAGSTPLTFTVKSAALKEAIDDLEWPGSSIQISLQPVPSTVTFRGEGHGDLQIDLMYYVNTDLLVAFHCDRQVSYRYKYKFLRATTSNIPSSVIKDNRGSKLTIGRGGLLKVQHLVSVARPSTSHPRIDSAGYQQPSRIAYIEFFVKPEEDEDTANG, via the exons atgaaTTCGTCGTCGCTGGCAGAGGAGGCCCCTGATCTGGTGTGCCAGATCGACAACGCCCAGGGCATGGTCGACGCCCTCACGACCGTCCGATGGAAACGCCAGCAG GACGCGGTGGTGGAATTATCAGAGCACGGCGTCGTTTTAATTGTGGAGGAAACCGGTTGTCTTCAGGCCAAAGTTTATTTGCAGCGTGAG CTGTTTACTCGTTACGAATACAACGGGCAAGGCCGCCCCCGGTTTGGAATCAGTTTGGGGCTCTTCGTCGATTGCTTGAACACATTTTCAGTTCCTGGACAATCAACCATTCTCGAAATTCGCTATCCCGGCCCTGACATGCAGCTTCTTCTCAA GTCTGttgattcgttggatgcttgcATTTATGCAGAGATCAGGACAAGAATCCCAGATACAGTTTCATGGGACTACAATTTTGAACCCGCAGGGAGCACCCCGCTCACCTTTACTGTTAAG TCTGCGGCGCTGAAGGAAGCAATCGATGATCTTGAGTGGCCTGGATCAAGCATCCAGATCAGTTTACAACCAGTTCCTTCAACTGTTACATTCAGAGGTGAAGGCCACGGAGATTTGCAG ATAGACTTGATGTACTATGTGAACACCGATCTTTTGGTTGCATTTCATTGTGATCGTCAAGTATCTTACAG GTATAAATACAAGTTTCTTCGAGCAACTACTTCAAACATACCTAGCAGCGTCATTAAAGACAACAGAGGAAGCAAGTTGACTATTGGGAGAGGGGGATTGCTGAAAGTTCAACACCTAGTTTCAGTGGCAAGACCATCCACTTCACACCCTCGGATTGATTCTGCTGGGTATCAGCAACCCAGTCGAATTGCTTATATCGAGTTCTTTGTCAAACCAGAGGAGGATGAAGACACTGCCAATGGTTAG
- the LOC126588324 gene encoding hydroxymethylglutaryl-CoA lyase, mitochondrial-like translates to MSSLEEPLGFDKLPSMSTMDRIQRFSSTACRSRSDDAAMGNCWIEGRSCSTSNSCDEDYDEYAREGFPWKRHTRDRDLSHGDSFNQRTLSLGRNHRVFGNVCDSWYLSDQYNAKCNDKDITNKFLKGIPKFVKIVEVGPRDGLQNEKNTISASVKIELIQRLVSCGLSVVEATSFVSPKWVPQLADAKDVMEAVHNLEGARLPVLTPNLKGFEAAVAAGAKDIAVFASASESFSKSNINCSIEESLVRYRAVTRAAKELTIPVRGYVSCVVGCPVEGAIPPSRVAYVAKELYNMGCFEISLGDTIGVGTPGTVVPMLEAVMAAVPVEKLAVHFHDTYGQSLSNILVSLQMGISTVDSSIAGLGGCPYAKGASGNVATEDVVYMLYGLGVKTNVDLAKLLVTGDFISKHLGRPSGSKTAVALSRVTADASKI, encoded by the exons ATGTCGAGCTTGGAGGAGCCACTCGGTTTTGACAAATTGCCTAGCATGAGTACCATGGATCGGATTCAGAGGTTCTCGTCTACTGCTTGCAGATCTAGATCAGATGATGCGGCAATGGGAAACTGTTGGATTGAAGGAAGAAGTTGCAGCACATCCAATAGCTGCGA CGAAGATTATGATGAATATGCAAGAGAGGGCTTTCCATGGAAAAGACATACAAGAGACAGGGACTTGTCCCATGGTGACTCCTTCAATCAACGGACCTTGAGCTTAGGCAGGAATCACAGGGTATTTGGAAATGTGTGTGATTCATGGTATTTGTCAGATCAATATAACGCCAAGTGCAATGACAAAGATATAACAAATAAG TTTTTGAAAGGCATACCAAAGTTTGTGAAGATAGTAGAAGTAGGTCCAAGGGATGGACTACAAAATGAAAAGAACACTATATCTGCATCCGTAAAGATTGAACTGATTCAGAGACTAGTATCTTGTGGGTTGTCTGTTGTTGAGGCTACGAGTTTTGTATCGCCCAAATGGGTTCCTCAG CTAGCAGACGCAAAGGACGTAATGGAAGCAGTTCACAATCTGGAGGGTGCTAGATTGCCTGTACTGACACCCAATTTAAAA GGGTTTGAAGCAGCTGTTGCAGCAGGTGCTAAAGATATAGCAGTATTTGCATCAGCTTCTGAATCATTTTCAAAGTCAAACATCAATTGTAGCATTGAAGAAAGTCTTGTTCGTTATCGTGCTGTAACTCGTGCTGCAAAAGAGCTTACAATTCCTGTACGAGG GTATGTCTCGTGCGTCGTTGGATGTCCAGTGGAGGGAGCAATTCCTCCATCAAGAGTGGCATATGTAGCAAAAGAACTTTACAACATGGGCTGCTTTGAAATTTCTCTTGGTGACACAATTGGTGTTGGTACACCTG GGACGGTTGTTCCCATGCTGGAAGCTGTAATGGCTGCTGTTCCTGTTGAAAAGCTTGCTGTTCACTTCCATGACACCTATGGGCAATCTCTCTCAAACATTCTAGTGTCTCTTCAA ATGGGGATTAGCACAGTGGATTCCTCTATTGCGGGTTTAGGTGGGTGTCCGTATGCTAAAGGAGCTTCAGGTAACGTCGCCACTGAAGATGTTGTATACATGCTTTATGGACTCGGTGTGAAAACCAATGTGGATCTGGCGAAGCTCTTGGTGACCGGGGATTTCATCAGCAAGCATTTGGGTCGCCCGTCTGGCTCAAAGACTGCCGTTGCCTTGAGTCGAGTCACAGCTGACGCCTCTAAGATATAA